The proteins below are encoded in one region of Pelagibacterium flavum:
- a CDS encoding TAXI family TRAP transporter solute-binding subunit: MRFTTLAALAAATLLAATPAIAQDDRSDWPASMTIGTASQGGTYFIYGTGLGGLITQELGVNASGEVTGGPVQNSTLIETGDHIMGLVTMGPAYEAWTGVSELAPGVEHKSLRALFPMYQTPFQVVTLASSGIESVADFDGKRVSVGPAGGTAATYWPRYFEILGVSPEISYSGANDAVSQLKDGLIDAFAFAAGVPIAAFAQIAAENDVNIFGFTEEQRGQILTQMPEMAAFDAPGGLYEGFPEESPTVAMWNFAIASESMPESLAYEITKLVMENTERMVQIHSAAAETTTDNVDKNTFMPFHPGAVRYYEEIGIEIPDDLRG; the protein is encoded by the coding sequence ATGCGTTTTACCACTCTTGCCGCTCTTGCGGCAGCAACCCTGCTCGCCGCCACTCCGGCCATTGCTCAGGATGATCGGTCCGATTGGCCCGCGAGCATGACGATCGGTACTGCCAGCCAGGGCGGCACATACTTTATCTACGGTACCGGCCTTGGCGGTCTGATCACTCAGGAACTCGGCGTCAACGCTTCGGGTGAAGTGACTGGCGGCCCGGTTCAGAACTCGACACTGATTGAGACCGGCGACCACATCATGGGTCTTGTCACCATGGGCCCGGCCTATGAAGCCTGGACCGGCGTTTCAGAACTCGCTCCCGGCGTCGAGCACAAGAGCCTGCGCGCCCTGTTCCCGATGTATCAGACGCCCTTCCAGGTCGTAACGCTGGCCTCCTCGGGCATTGAATCGGTAGCCGATTTCGACGGCAAGCGCGTTTCAGTCGGCCCGGCTGGCGGCACTGCAGCCACCTACTGGCCGCGCTATTTCGAGATCCTGGGCGTCTCGCCCGAGATCAGCTATTCGGGCGCCAATGATGCGGTCAGCCAGCTCAAGGACGGCCTGATCGACGCGTTTGCCTTTGCTGCCGGCGTGCCGATTGCCGCCTTCGCCCAGATCGCTGCAGAAAACGACGTCAACATCTTCGGCTTCACCGAAGAACAGCGGGGTCAGATCCTGACGCAGATGCCGGAAATGGCCGCGTTTGATGCCCCGGGCGGTCTCTACGAGGGCTTCCCCGAAGAAAGCCCGACCGTTGCAATGTGGAACTTCGCCATCGCAAGCGAGTCCATGCCCGAAAGCCTGGCATACGAGATCACCAAGCTGGTGATGGAAAACACCGAGCGCATGGTGCAAATCCACTCGGCGGCCGCGGAAACCACAACCGATAACGTCGACAAGAACACCTTCATGCCGTTCCATCCGGGCGCCGTCCGGTATTACGAGGAAATCGGCATCGAAATTCCGGACGATCTGCGCGGCTAA
- a CDS encoding TraB/GumN family protein, producing the protein MALGRWTRRIAAGLLLGTTATPLAAQTPEPPIWVVEDENSTIYMIGTVHMMRDGVDWESPQLAEILEKADSVWLELDSFEPPADLSGLIMTSGMSPDRPLSSLLNEEEMAGLQIILDEHGVPLESFDGLRPWYAYLQISALMLVEAGFDPAGGIDMHIKARADELGTPVEGFETFEDQFETLSGMDEAVQLDVLRQTIIEYEDAKTELVGELESWIDGDLSTLERETAEIAEELEGFYDVLFVERNHGFVDGIEDILAGEGTTLVAVGLGHYVGPDSIPEILEERGYTVERR; encoded by the coding sequence ATGGCGCTTGGACGATGGACGCGAAGGATTGCGGCTGGGCTGCTGCTCGGAACGACGGCCACCCCGCTTGCCGCTCAAACGCCGGAGCCGCCGATCTGGGTCGTCGAGGACGAGAATTCGACCATCTACATGATCGGCACCGTCCACATGATGCGCGACGGGGTGGATTGGGAAAGCCCCCAACTGGCCGAAATCCTCGAAAAGGCCGACAGCGTCTGGCTCGAACTCGACAGTTTCGAGCCGCCGGCCGATCTGTCTGGGCTGATCATGACGTCCGGCATGTCGCCCGATCGCCCGTTGTCTTCATTGCTCAATGAAGAGGAGATGGCGGGACTTCAGATCATTCTGGACGAGCACGGAGTTCCGCTCGAAAGCTTCGATGGATTGCGTCCCTGGTATGCCTATCTGCAGATTTCCGCGCTGATGCTGGTCGAGGCAGGGTTTGACCCCGCAGGTGGCATCGACATGCACATCAAGGCCCGCGCCGACGAATTGGGCACGCCCGTGGAGGGGTTCGAAACGTTCGAAGACCAGTTCGAAACCCTGTCGGGCATGGATGAGGCGGTGCAACTGGATGTGCTGCGTCAGACCATCATCGAATACGAGGATGCCAAGACCGAACTCGTCGGTGAACTCGAGAGCTGGATCGATGGCGACCTCTCAACACTCGAGAGGGAGACTGCGGAAATCGCCGAAGAACTCGAAGGGTTCTATGACGTGCTGTTCGTTGAGCGCAATCACGGCTTTGTCGATGGGATCGAGGACATCCTCGCCGGCGAGGGTACCACGCTGGTCGCCGTCGGGCTGGGCCATTACGTGGGCCCGGATTCCATTCCGGAAATACTGGAAGAGCGGGGCTATACCGTCGAGCGGCGCTAG
- a CDS encoding sigma-54-dependent transcriptional regulator, whose amino-acid sequence MSGEKIILVDDENELRHSTAQALELAGFEVIDFASAEQATHFAGFGFKGIVITDIRMPGIDGLTLMNRLHELDRDIPVILITGHGDVQLAVRAMREGAYDFIEKPFVTSQLAEIAARALEYRKLVLENRVLRAAAGQSDDLEQRLLGRSNAMVELRRKLRTIGPTDTDVLIVGDTGSGKEVTARALHDLSHRSSKPYVAINCAALPANLIESELFGHEIGAFPGAMRARFGKFELAQGGTILLDEIGSMPMDVQGKLLRVIQERTITRLGSNDGLPLDVRFIATSKTPLEANVAEGTFRSDLLYRLNVITLEIPPLSQRREDIPLLFMQLLTEAAARYRRDPTTVPPQVLTALSERHWPGNVRELRNAADRYILDLGLPFVETANDGPEGDSRLADRVAEFERGVIESALIAHAGSLKPVYESLGLSRKSLYEKMQKYGLERGRYLPSEAEAD is encoded by the coding sequence ATGAGCGGGGAAAAGATCATCCTCGTCGATGACGAAAACGAATTGCGTCATTCGACCGCCCAGGCACTGGAGCTGGCGGGCTTCGAGGTCATCGATTTCGCATCGGCTGAACAGGCCACCCATTTTGCCGGCTTCGGCTTCAAGGGCATCGTGATTACCGATATTCGCATGCCGGGCATTGATGGCCTGACATTGATGAACCGGTTGCACGAACTCGACCGCGACATACCGGTCATTCTGATCACGGGTCACGGCGACGTTCAACTTGCGGTCCGCGCCATGCGCGAAGGCGCCTATGATTTCATCGAAAAGCCGTTCGTCACCAGCCAGCTGGCCGAAATCGCCGCGCGCGCCCTCGAGTACCGCAAGCTGGTTCTGGAAAACCGCGTGCTGCGCGCTGCCGCCGGGCAGAGCGACGATCTCGAACAGCGGCTTCTGGGCAGATCCAACGCCATGGTGGAACTGCGGCGCAAGCTGCGCACCATCGGCCCGACCGATACTGACGTCCTGATCGTCGGCGATACCGGATCGGGCAAGGAAGTGACAGCCCGGGCGCTGCATGATCTGTCCCACCGATCGAGCAAGCCCTATGTCGCAATCAACTGCGCTGCGCTCCCGGCCAATCTCATCGAAAGCGAATTGTTCGGCCATGAGATCGGGGCGTTTCCGGGCGCCATGCGGGCCCGGTTCGGCAAGTTCGAATTGGCCCAGGGCGGCACGATCCTGCTCGATGAAATCGGCTCGATGCCCATGGACGTGCAGGGCAAACTGCTCCGGGTCATCCAGGAGCGAACGATAACCCGGCTGGGCTCCAATGATGGCCTGCCGCTTGATGTGCGGTTCATAGCTACCTCGAAAACCCCGCTCGAAGCCAATGTGGCGGAGGGCACGTTCCGGTCCGATCTGCTTTACCGGCTCAATGTCATAACTCTGGAAATCCCTCCGCTTTCTCAGCGGCGCGAGGATATTCCCCTGCTTTTCATGCAACTTCTGACCGAGGCGGCGGCGCGCTACCGGCGTGATCCGACCACGGTACCGCCGCAGGTTCTGACGGCGCTGAGCGAACGCCATTGGCCCGGCAATGTGCGCGAACTGCGCAACGCCGCCGATCGCTACATCCTCGATCTGGGTCTGCCTTTTGTCGAAACGGCCAATGACGGGCCTGAAGGCGATTCGAGACTGGCCGACCGGGTGGCCGAGTTCGAGCGCGGCGTCATAGAAAGCGCTCTGATCGCCCACGCCGGAAGCCTCAAGCCGGTCTATGAATCGCTCGGGCTGTCGCGCAAATCGCTCTATGAAAAGATGCAGAAGTACGGGTTGGAGCGCGGCCGCTACCTGCCCAGCGAGGCCGAAGCTGACTGA
- a CDS encoding sensor histidine kinase, whose product MTLAQTISAPLHRPLPRRWIAAAGFAVLAMAAVALWGSGYANRLYFDEAHARGNNTLRLAVAVLRGHMERYESLPRVIADFDDIKAVVADPGNQDLVADVNAYLKQINTQFESSDIYVMGEDGTTIVASNYDSEAPFVGENFQYRPYFYDAIDGGEGRFFGLGTTSFKRGYYFGAPVLVDGEFRGVVAVKVDVDSIEETWRGGDYLIVVTDPEGIIFMSSRADLLYNSMLPLTPERLARTDETRRYANAELAELPFRETGDESHRLISIEREETASEYLVVSESMPEANWTVSVMLDTASARAQALTATIIALLAIALGTLAGTIYAQRRARLRERMHLQREAKEMLERRVVERTAELASVNIKLEEEVAERRVTEQMLRKTQSDLVQAGKLAALGQMSAALSHEFNQPLSAARNYADNALVLIDRGRIEDARANVGRISGLIDRMNSISRHLRNFARKPNQKLTNVPLDLVIGDTVELIDWRLKSAGVELFIDIEDGPLTIIGGPIRLQQVLVNILTNAIDAAETGTDRRIDLVARRAEERAVVTIRDRGPGIAPGLAQRIFDPFFSTKGVGKGLGLGLSISYNIIKDFGGELRVENHPEGGALFTIELRYAQTRALTEAAQ is encoded by the coding sequence ATGACCCTTGCTCAAACCATAAGTGCGCCGCTTCATCGGCCCCTGCCCCGCCGCTGGATCGCTGCGGCAGGTTTTGCCGTGCTTGCCATGGCGGCGGTCGCCTTGTGGGGCAGCGGCTACGCCAACCGGCTCTATTTTGACGAAGCCCACGCGCGCGGCAATAATACACTGCGTCTCGCCGTGGCCGTTTTGCGCGGGCACATGGAGCGTTACGAGAGTCTGCCCAGGGTTATTGCCGATTTTGATGACATCAAGGCGGTAGTCGCCGATCCTGGCAATCAGGACCTGGTTGCGGACGTCAACGCCTATCTCAAACAGATCAACACCCAGTTCGAATCGTCCGACATCTACGTGATGGGAGAGGATGGCACGACAATCGTCGCCTCGAATTACGACAGCGAAGCGCCCTTCGTCGGCGAAAACTTCCAGTATCGCCCCTATTTCTACGACGCTATCGACGGCGGAGAGGGTCGATTCTTTGGCCTTGGCACCACATCGTTCAAGCGGGGCTATTATTTCGGCGCGCCGGTTCTGGTCGATGGGGAGTTCAGGGGCGTCGTGGCGGTCAAGGTCGACGTCGATTCCATTGAGGAGACCTGGCGCGGCGGCGACTACCTCATCGTCGTGACCGACCCCGAAGGCATTATATTCATGTCGAGCCGGGCCGACCTGCTTTACAATTCCATGCTGCCGCTCACCCCCGAGCGGCTGGCCCGGACCGATGAAACGCGGCGCTATGCCAATGCCGAACTGGCCGAATTGCCGTTCCGCGAAACCGGCGATGAAAGCCATCGGCTGATCAGTATCGAGCGCGAGGAGACGGCCAGCGAATATCTCGTGGTGTCCGAATCCATGCCCGAGGCCAATTGGACGGTCAGCGTCATGCTCGACACCGCCTCGGCCCGCGCCCAGGCGCTCACCGCCACCATAATCGCCTTGCTCGCAATTGCGCTGGGCACGTTGGCCGGTACGATCTATGCCCAGCGGCGCGCCCGTCTGCGTGAGCGCATGCACCTTCAGCGCGAGGCAAAGGAAATGCTCGAGCGCCGCGTCGTAGAGCGCACAGCCGAACTCGCCAGCGTCAATATCAAGCTCGAAGAGGAAGTGGCCGAGCGCCGGGTGACCGAACAAATGCTGCGCAAGACCCAGTCCGATCTCGTCCAGGCTGGAAAGCTAGCGGCGCTAGGCCAGATGTCCGCCGCGCTTTCGCACGAATTCAACCAGCCGCTCTCGGCCGCCCGCAACTACGCCGATAACGCGCTCGTACTGATCGACCGGGGCAGAATCGAGGATGCGCGCGCCAATGTCGGGCGCATTTCCGGGCTGATCGACCGCATGAATTCCATTTCGCGCCATCTGCGCAATTTCGCGCGCAAGCCGAACCAGAAGCTCACAAACGTACCGCTCGATCTGGTGATCGGCGACACGGTCGAATTGATCGACTGGCGCTTGAAATCGGCTGGTGTGGAACTGTTCATCGACATCGAAGATGGCCCGCTCACCATCATCGGGGGTCCGATCCGCCTCCAGCAGGTTCTGGTCAACATCCTCACCAATGCCATCGACGCCGCCGAAACCGGAACCGACCGACGCATCGATCTTGTCGCAAGGCGCGCCGAGGAGCGTGCCGTTGTCACCATCCGCGACCGCGGCCCCGGCATAGCTCCGGGTCTGGCCCAACGCATCTTCGATCCGTTCTTTTCCACCAAGGGGGTTGGCAAGGGACTGGGGCTTGGGCTTTCGATTTCCTATAACATCATCAAGGATTTCGGCGGCGAGCTGCGCGTCGAAAACCACCCCGAGGGCGGTGCGCTGTTCACCATCGAACTCCGGTACGCTCAAACCCGGGCCCTAACGGAAGCGGCGCAATGA
- a CDS encoding gluconokinase has translation MSSSSPAQPRLIIVMGVSGAGKSTIGEELAKRLEVPFIDADNLHPRANVEKMRGGRPLEDTDRWPWLEIVADAMRNTADTNGRVVCACSALRRSYRDCLRNRAEEPIAFVLLHGDKSVIAQRQANRPGHFMPPALLDSQFATLEQFGPQERGITIDVALSIDEIVDEAAAALS, from the coding sequence ATGTCGTCTTCTTCCCCCGCCCAGCCCCGTCTCATAATCGTCATGGGTGTATCGGGCGCCGGAAAATCGACAATCGGAGAGGAATTGGCCAAACGGCTGGAAGTGCCCTTCATCGACGCCGACAACCTCCATCCGCGGGCCAACGTCGAAAAGATGCGAGGCGGCCGCCCGCTCGAGGATACCGATCGCTGGCCCTGGCTGGAGATCGTCGCAGATGCAATGCGCAACACCGCCGACACCAATGGTCGCGTCGTGTGCGCCTGCTCAGCCCTGCGTCGGTCCTATCGCGATTGCCTCAGGAACCGCGCCGAAGAGCCCATCGCCTTCGTGCTGCTGCACGGAGACAAATCGGTCATTGCCCAACGCCAGGCCAATCGTCCCGGCCATTTCATGCCACCTGCCCTGCTCGACAGCCAATTTGCGACCCTCGAGCAGTTCGGACCGCAAGAGCGCGGCATAACAATCGATGTCGCATTGTCGATCGACGAAATCGTCGATGAGGCCGCTGCGGCGCTCAGCTAG